From one bacterium genomic stretch:
- a CDS encoding restriction endonuclease subunit S, producing the protein MKLPFIKSLAIPIPPLPEQKRIVKTLDKAFTAIDKAKENAEKNLKNAKELFDSYLQNIFASPGKDWEEKKLETITNKIGSGATPRGGKNEYKAEGLSLIRSLNVYDNGFAYKKLAFINQAQADKLSNVIVESGDVLLNITGASICRCTIVPDDVLPARVNQHVSIIRLKQGVMESKLLWYILISKVHKDRLLTIGEKAGATRQALTKNQLEEYIIYYPRSLTEQKRIVAKLNALSAETKRLESIYQQKISGLEELKQSVLQKAFEGGL; encoded by the coding sequence GTGAAGCTTCCTTTTATTAAATCACTCGCAATCCCCATCCCCCCGCTCCCCGAACAAAAACGCATCGTAAAAACCCTCGACAAAGCTTTTACTGCTATTGATAAAGCCAAAGAAAATGCTGAGAAAAATCTCAAAAACGCCAAGGAATTGTTTGATTCTTATTTGCAGAATATCTTTGCCAGTCCGGGGAAAGATTGGGAAGAGAAAAAGCTTGAGACGATAACAAACAAAATAGGTAGTGGTGCTACGCCTCGTGGTGGAAAAAACGAATACAAAGCGGAAGGTCTATCACTGATTCGGAGCTTAAATGTTTATGATAATGGGTTTGCCTATAAAAAACTAGCATTTATTAACCAAGCCCAAGCAGATAAACTTTCAAATGTTATAGTTGAATCGGGTGATGTTCTTCTGAATATAACAGGTGCTTCTATTTGCCGTTGCACAATTGTCCCTGATGATGTTTTGCCGGCAAGAGTGAATCAACATGTATCAATAATTAGATTGAAGCAAGGTGTAATGGAATCAAAATTATTGTGGTACATATTAATATCAAAAGTACATAAAGATCGTTTATTAACTATAGGTGAAAAAGCAGGCGCTACCAGACAAGCGCTTACTAAAAATCAACTCGAGGAATATATCATTTATTACCCACGGTCTCTCACTGAACAAAAACGCATCGTTGCCAAGCTCAACGCACTCTCTGCCGAAACCAAGCGTCTTGAATCCATCTATCAACAAAAAATATCCGGACTTGAAGAATTAAAGCAGTCGGTTTTGCAAAAAGCATTTGAGGGGGGATTATAA
- a CDS encoding cytidine/deoxycytidylate deaminase family protein: MSDVITGQPEKDGRLPWDDYFMEITKTVAKRATCLRRAVGAILVKDKHIIATGYNGPPRGVRHCRETGCLREKLKIPSGERHEICRGLHGEQNAIIQAAIHGTSIEGATLYCTTQPCIICSKMLINAGIRTIKYEGSYPDALSLEMLEEAGIELVRFKAK; the protein is encoded by the coding sequence ATGAGCGATGTCATCACCGGACAACCGGAAAAGGATGGACGGCTTCCTTGGGATGATTACTTTATGGAAATCACAAAGACCGTTGCCAAACGCGCGACTTGCCTGCGCCGTGCTGTGGGCGCGATTTTGGTCAAAGATAAGCACATCATCGCGACCGGTTACAATGGGCCGCCGCGCGGTGTGCGCCATTGCCGGGAAACAGGCTGTTTGCGCGAGAAATTAAAAATTCCTTCAGGGGAGCGGCACGAGATTTGCCGTGGATTGCATGGGGAACAAAACGCGATTATTCAGGCGGCGATTCATGGAACATCGATTGAAGGCGCGACACTTTATTGCACAACCCAACCTTGTATTATCTGCAGCAAAATGTTGATCAATGCAGGCATTCGTACGATCAAGTATGAAGGCTCCTATCCTGATGCCCTTTCGCTTGAGATGCTGGAAGAGGCAGGGATTGAACTGGTGCGGTTCAAAGCCAAATAA
- the rpiB gene encoding ribose 5-phosphate isomerase B, whose product MTLIIGSDHAGYELKEKLKKLLLAVGEQVEDFGTSTEESCDYPDVGVKVSERVAKDAAALGILICGTGIGMSIAANKVPGIRAALAYNTYVAQYAREHNNANILVLPGRVFGKDMALAMTQAWLKARFSGDRHQRRLDKITEIENRYAKIETQSA is encoded by the coding sequence ATGACGTTGATTATAGGAAGTGATCATGCCGGTTATGAGCTGAAAGAAAAGCTGAAAAAACTTTTGCTGGCTGTCGGTGAGCAAGTTGAGGATTTTGGCACATCTACGGAAGAATCCTGTGATTATCCGGATGTTGGCGTGAAGGTTTCCGAACGCGTGGCCAAGGATGCTGCGGCATTGGGTATTCTAATCTGCGGTACCGGTATCGGAATGTCAATTGCCGCAAACAAGGTCCCCGGCATCCGGGCCGCACTGGCGTACAATACCTATGTTGCACAATATGCCCGGGAGCACAACAATGCCAATATCCTTGTCCTGCCGGGACGGGTGTTTGGTAAGGATATGGCGTTGGCCATGACCCAAGCCTGGCTCAAAGCACGGTTTTCCGGTGACCGCCATCAGCGTCGTCTGGACAAAATTACAGAAATTGAGAATCGCTATGCAAAAATTGAAACCCAATCCGCTTGA
- the wecB gene encoding UDP-N-acetylglucosamine 2-epimerase (non-hydrolyzing) has protein sequence MAPVVHALQAVPDVFRTTVTVTAQHREMLDQVLETFSLTPQVDLDLMRHNQTLAGLNAQALVGCETLFKKIKPDAVLVQGDTTTTLSAALAAFYLQIPVGHVEAGLRTFDPRNPFPEEINRRMVTTMAQWHFAATRNSYENLLAEGISKSQIFITGNPVVDAMRSVLQADFDFTSQGMGFDPALKRIVLVTAHRRENFGKPLQAICRALFRLAHFFPDVIFVFPVHPNPMVRKTVNQLLGKAPANLKRITPMDYPAFINFLRHAELVLTDSGGIQEEAPALGVPALILRKKTERPEALKAGARLIALDEDTIVREVSARLREKVRGKAKLSCPFGDGRAAARIVDVLLWHFKHKKTRPRDYLGLKISN, from the coding sequence ATGGCACCGGTGGTGCATGCCTTGCAAGCAGTTCCGGATGTTTTTCGTACGACGGTGACGGTCACAGCCCAGCACCGTGAGATGCTGGACCAGGTTTTAGAGACTTTTTCGCTCACACCCCAGGTGGATTTGGACCTCATGCGGCATAATCAGACCCTGGCAGGGCTCAATGCCCAGGCGCTGGTGGGATGTGAAACCCTGTTTAAAAAAATAAAACCGGATGCCGTGCTGGTGCAGGGAGACACCACCACCACGCTGTCCGCCGCATTGGCGGCCTTTTATCTCCAGATACCGGTCGGGCATGTGGAGGCCGGATTGCGGACCTTTGATCCGCGCAATCCTTTTCCCGAAGAGATTAACCGCCGTATGGTGACCACAATGGCGCAATGGCATTTTGCAGCCACCCGGAACAGCTATGAAAATCTTCTCGCCGAGGGTATTTCGAAATCGCAGATCTTTATTACCGGCAATCCGGTGGTGGATGCCATGCGCTCAGTCTTGCAAGCGGATTTCGATTTTACCAGTCAGGGGATGGGGTTTGATCCGGCATTAAAACGTATTGTTTTAGTCACCGCCCACCGCCGGGAAAATTTCGGGAAACCGCTGCAGGCAATTTGCAGAGCGCTTTTTAGACTGGCACATTTTTTCCCTGACGTGATTTTTGTTTTTCCCGTGCATCCCAATCCAATGGTTCGCAAAACCGTTAATCAGTTGCTGGGCAAAGCCCCTGCCAATTTAAAACGTATCACTCCCATGGACTATCCGGCGTTTATCAACTTCCTGCGCCATGCTGAATTGGTTTTGACTGATTCCGGCGGGATCCAGGAAGAAGCACCGGCATTGGGTGTTCCGGCATTGATTCTGCGTAAAAAAACCGAGCGGCCTGAGGCGCTGAAAGCCGGTGCCAGGTTGATCGCTTTGGATGAGGACACGATTGTCCGGGAAGTCTCGGCCCGGTTGCGGGAAAAAGTGCGCGGGAAAGCCAAGCTCAGTTGTCCTTTCGGCGACGGCCGGGCCGCAGCCCGGATTGTCGATGTTCTTTTGTGGCATTTCAAGCATAAGAAAACCCGGCCCAGGGATTATTTAGGTTTAAAAATATCGAATTAA
- a CDS encoding undecaprenyl/decaprenyl-phosphate alpha-N-acetylglucosaminyl 1-phosphate transferase produces the protein MIPSLVALLIAGILSFLVTPPVRRLAEQLQVIDKPDRNRKRHRRLIPLWGGLAIFLSLFIAIWIALQVTSGGEVMLTYREGFFGSRMPFLFSAGALLLTIGLIDDRFPLPPKVKLLAQIVAATLVVMVGFHFIEIVIPFLDTRAIVWPGVGVAFSILWMVFFTNAFNFIDGLDGLASSQAVISGLALAGGALILMTKTGDMMVRHHYLLAAVIGAAVAGSASGFFKFNHFPARIFLGDAGSNLLGFSLAFSALLILIRSASAWTPLFVLLVLGWPIFDIVQVVIRRWQRGEPISKADNRHLHHLLMERGFTNSSAVAFINMIVIIFCVIGLVIVWL, from the coding sequence ATGATCCCAAGTCTTGTGGCATTATTGATTGCCGGTATCCTTTCTTTTCTTGTGACTCCGCCGGTTCGCCGGTTGGCGGAACAATTGCAGGTTATTGATAAACCTGACCGCAACCGTAAACGGCACCGCCGTCTGATTCCCTTATGGGGCGGACTGGCAATTTTTCTTTCGCTTTTTATCGCGATTTGGATTGCCTTGCAAGTCACTTCCGGCGGCGAGGTTATGTTAACCTATCGGGAAGGCTTTTTTGGAAGCCGGATGCCGTTTCTTTTTTCCGCCGGAGCATTGTTGCTGACCATCGGGTTGATTGATGATCGTTTTCCCCTTCCACCCAAAGTAAAGCTGCTGGCACAAATTGTTGCTGCGACGCTGGTGGTCATGGTTGGATTTCATTTTATTGAAATTGTCATTCCTTTTCTGGATACCCGGGCAATCGTATGGCCCGGCGTCGGTGTCGCTTTTTCCATTCTCTGGATGGTTTTTTTTACCAATGCATTTAATTTTATCGATGGATTAGACGGGTTGGCTTCCAGTCAGGCGGTGATCTCCGGACTGGCTTTGGCCGGCGGCGCACTGATTCTGATGACAAAAACCGGGGACATGATGGTACGCCATCACTATTTGCTCGCGGCTGTGATTGGTGCGGCGGTAGCGGGCAGCGCCTCGGGATTTTTTAAATTCAATCATTTTCCCGCCAGGATTTTTTTAGGTGATGCAGGTTCAAACCTGCTGGGATTTTCTTTGGCATTTTCCGCTTTGCTGATTTTAATCCGGTCAGCCTCAGCCTGGACGCCGTTGTTTGTGCTGTTGGTATTGGGCTGGCCTATTTTTGATATAGTCCAGGTTGTGATCCGGCGCTGGCAGCGGGGGGAACCCATCTCCAAGGCGGATAACCGGCATTTACATCATTTATTGATGGAACGGGGATTTACCAATTCCTCGGCAGTCGCATTTATTAATATGATTGTTATTATTTTCTGTGTGATCGGTTTGGTGATCGTTTGGCTATAA
- a CDS encoding serine hydroxymethyltransferase yields MQKLKPNPLEEVKPLKSLAEIDPDVFSVLTSEIERETTRLQMIASENFSSRAVLEAQGSLFTNKYAEGYPQARYYQGCGPSDAVEQLAIDRVKELFQVDHANVQAHSGSTANMAAYMALLQPGDKVLGMDLADGGHLTHGAKFNFSGKIYQGFSYKVHPETHRIDYDALRSQAKQIKPRLIIAGASAYPRLIDFAAFRNICDEVGAYLLVDIAHIAGLVAGGVHPSPVAYADVITSTNHKTLRGPRGGFILCKQAYAKKVDASIFPGIQGGPLMHVVAAKAVAFHEALQPEFKVYTKQIISNAKVLSEAMLERGFQLITGGTDNHLILVDLRKENKTGAEVAQRLEDAGIVANKNGIPNDPLGPRVTSGIRLGVPAITSQGMKEIEMQMIAGYIDDVVRGSGDAEDLKTIREKVRELCNRFPIQVAS; encoded by the coding sequence ATGCAAAAATTGAAACCCAATCCGCTTGAAGAGGTTAAACCATTGAAATCACTAGCTGAAATTGATCCCGATGTTTTTTCCGTTCTGACATCTGAAATTGAACGGGAGACCACCCGTCTCCAGATGATTGCATCGGAAAATTTTTCGTCCCGGGCGGTTTTGGAGGCCCAGGGAAGTTTGTTTACCAACAAATATGCAGAAGGTTATCCTCAAGCGCGTTATTACCAAGGCTGCGGGCCTTCCGATGCAGTGGAGCAATTGGCGATTGACCGGGTCAAAGAACTTTTTCAAGTCGACCATGCCAACGTACAGGCCCACTCCGGGTCGACCGCCAATATGGCGGCGTATATGGCATTATTACAGCCCGGCGATAAGGTGTTGGGAATGGATTTGGCGGACGGGGGTCACTTGACCCATGGGGCAAAATTTAATTTTTCCGGAAAAATTTATCAGGGTTTTTCTTATAAAGTACATCCGGAGACCCACCGGATTGATTATGATGCGTTGCGCAGCCAAGCCAAGCAGATAAAGCCCCGGCTGATTATTGCCGGCGCATCCGCTTATCCGCGGCTGATTGATTTTGCCGCATTCCGGAATATTTGTGATGAGGTGGGAGCTTATTTGCTGGTGGACATTGCGCACATCGCAGGTTTGGTGGCAGGCGGTGTTCATCCCAGCCCGGTCGCCTATGCGGATGTGATTACATCGACCAACCATAAGACCTTGCGCGGACCCAGAGGTGGATTTATTCTTTGCAAACAGGCATATGCCAAGAAAGTGGATGCCAGTATTTTCCCCGGGATTCAAGGCGGACCCTTGATGCATGTCGTGGCTGCCAAGGCAGTTGCGTTTCATGAAGCGTTGCAACCGGAATTTAAAGTATATACCAAACAAATTATAAGCAATGCCAAAGTCCTGAGTGAAGCGATGCTGGAACGCGGTTTTCAATTGATCACAGGCGGTACGGATAATCATCTGATCCTTGTGGATTTGAGAAAAGAAAATAAGACCGGTGCCGAGGTTGCCCAGCGACTGGAAGATGCCGGTATCGTAGCCAATAAAAACGGAATACCTAATGATCCTTTGGGACCACGGGTTACCTCGGGGATACGGTTGGGTGTGCCGGCGATAACATCGCAGGGCATGAAAGAAATTGAGATGCAAATGATCGCCGGGTATATTGACGACGTGGTTCGCGGCAGTGGCGATGCCGAAGATTTGAAAACGATTCGTGAAAAAGTCAGGGAACTGTGTAATCGCTTTCCGATACAGGTTGCCTCATGA
- a CDS encoding type I restriction-modification system subunit M — MFEQVFKNIDDILHKDAGCSSELDYVEQTSWILFLKYLDDLEKDKKAAAALSGHHHTQIIDNKFKWAVWAAPKNKEGKLDHHKALTGDDLRDFVDHKLFPYLKKFKTSAESPNTIEYKIGEIFSELKNRVQSGYNLREVINRVDELKFRTHKEKHEMSHLYEDKIKNMGNAGRNGGEYYTPRPLIKTIVKVVAPEIGNKIYDGAVGSAGFLVEAFEYLKNTEKLTTKDNKTLQKSTFYGKEKKSLAYIIGIMNMILHGIEAPNIVHTNTLAENIMDIQEKDRFDIILANPPFGGKERQEVQQNFTIKTGETAFLFLQHFIKKLKAGGRAGVVIKNTFLSNTDNASISLRKELLQSCNLHTVLDLPGGTFTGAGVKTVVLFFEKGKKTKKTWFYQLNLDRNLGKTNPLNEKDLAEFVKLQKARKDSDNSWTVNIADVNEETCDLSVKNPNKKDETVLRNPKEILAEIKALDKENAEILKGIRELV; from the coding sequence ATGTTTGAACAGGTATTTAAAAATATAGACGATATATTACACAAAGATGCCGGGTGCAGCAGTGAACTGGATTATGTGGAACAGACCTCATGGATATTGTTCCTCAAATATCTGGATGATTTGGAAAAAGATAAGAAAGCAGCCGCAGCCTTATCAGGACACCATCATACACAAATAATAGACAATAAATTTAAATGGGCAGTTTGGGCAGCGCCAAAAAATAAAGAAGGCAAGCTTGATCATCACAAAGCGCTGACCGGTGATGATTTGCGCGATTTTGTGGATCACAAACTTTTTCCTTATTTGAAAAAGTTCAAAACCAGTGCTGAAAGCCCGAATACCATTGAATACAAAATCGGTGAGATATTCAGTGAATTGAAAAATCGTGTCCAGAGTGGTTATAATCTGCGGGAAGTGATCAACCGGGTTGATGAACTAAAATTCAGAACTCACAAAGAAAAGCATGAGATGTCCCATCTTTATGAAGATAAAATTAAAAATATGGGCAATGCCGGCCGCAATGGCGGTGAATATTACACGCCTCGGCCGCTGATTAAAACCATTGTCAAAGTCGTGGCACCTGAGATCGGGAATAAAATTTATGATGGTGCAGTTGGTTCGGCAGGCTTTTTGGTGGAAGCGTTTGAATATTTGAAGAATACCGAAAAATTGACAACCAAAGATAATAAAACATTGCAAAAAAGCACCTTTTACGGAAAAGAAAAGAAGTCACTGGCTTATATTATTGGAATCATGAATATGATACTCCACGGCATAGAAGCGCCGAATATTGTCCATACCAATACACTGGCTGAAAATATCATGGATATACAGGAAAAAGACCGCTTTGATATCATTCTCGCCAATCCGCCATTTGGTGGAAAAGAGCGGCAGGAAGTCCAGCAGAACTTCACCATCAAAACCGGGGAAACAGCTTTTCTTTTTCTTCAGCATTTTATCAAAAAGCTAAAGGCCGGGGGCAGGGCTGGTGTGGTTATCAAAAACACCTTTTTATCCAATACAGACAATGCCTCTATCTCACTACGCAAAGAACTACTCCAGAGCTGTAATTTGCATACAGTACTTGATTTGCCGGGAGGAACCTTCACCGGTGCTGGCGTCAAAACAGTGGTGCTCTTTTTTGAGAAAGGTAAAAAAACAAAAAAGACCTGGTTCTATCAACTCAATCTCGATCGCAACCTGGGCAAAACCAACCCACTCAATGAAAAGGATTTGGCAGAATTTGTAAAACTGCAAAAGGCCAGGAAAGACTCAGACAATTCATGGACAGTGAACATCGCTGATGTGAATGAAGAAACCTGCGACCTTTCAGTCAAAAACCCTAATAAGAAAGATGAAACAGTTTTAAGAAATCCTAAAGAGATATTAGCTGAGATAAAAGCCCTTGATAAAGAAAACGCTGAGATTCTTAAAGGCATAAGGGAATTGGTATGA
- a CDS encoding ATP-binding protein, whose amino-acid sequence MVDTGFIKGLDIWYERAIKSIKKAETKFKPIYEGFTNSLESLFRENEAVDTPKIIIRLFHRKILVGGMLEFDYIEIEDNGIGFTDENYKRFKTWGDDRKGMKNRGAGRVQLLHLFGKSEYYSIFKNDDGKYKERKFYLSKSEEYLKNNAIIYQFATKDADSSESKTILKLKELLNETEKKEYDELTTNKLKEALLKHYLPWFCIRRNDISLLKIEQYVDGELKSEEAQTITSSDIPEFNKEEQIVINYSKMSSDGKEIINSEKTEALTLHAIEIQKNELSENSIKLVIKSEVVENKEIEITCLAKKDTIENKRYLFFISGKYFDESDGASRGDFNITTTKEFKKKYADPSLFEKEEILSETIEDIANKKIEAVYPEIRKNKEDQNAKLDKLKSMFLLNDTTLNTITCDLHDTDADILKKVYKADSEIAAQNDAKIKKQMDTLNTLALDEKNYEENFNKIISELVKEIPQQNRTSLTRYVARRKLVLELFDKILNREMENQKKEARNVDEKLLHNLIFQQSTDDPEKSDLWVINEEFIYFQGTSDKKIEDVFIDKNKLLKDNLTEEEEAYRLKQKGDANLKRPDILLFPAEGKCIILEFKSPEVNVSDHINQINRYASLINNLSKKEHNFISFYGYLIGENIDVDDVNDNDSDFLFASNFNYLYRPYKRLKGKFGKKDGALYTEIIKYSTLLERAKQRNKIFIDKLEVK is encoded by the coding sequence ATGGTAGACACAGGCTTTATTAAAGGTTTGGATATTTGGTATGAAAGGGCTATTAAGAGTATTAAAAAAGCCGAAACAAAATTCAAACCCATTTATGAAGGGTTTACGAATTCTCTGGAATCATTATTTCGTGAAAATGAAGCTGTTGATACTCCGAAGATTATTATTCGATTATTTCATCGAAAAATACTGGTTGGGGGCATGCTTGAATTTGATTATATTGAAATTGAAGATAATGGTATCGGATTCACTGATGAAAATTATAAACGTTTTAAAACCTGGGGTGATGACCGGAAGGGGATGAAAAACAGAGGAGCTGGACGGGTTCAGCTCCTACATCTTTTCGGGAAATCAGAATATTATAGTATTTTTAAAAATGATGATGGGAAATATAAAGAACGGAAATTTTATCTATCCAAGTCAGAGGAATATTTAAAAAATAATGCTATTATTTATCAGTTTGCTACAAAGGATGCCGATTCTAGCGAATCTAAAACGATTCTTAAATTAAAAGAATTATTAAATGAAACCGAGAAGAAAGAATATGATGAACTAACGACAAATAAGCTGAAGGAGGCCTTGCTTAAACATTATTTGCCATGGTTTTGTATTCGGCGGAATGATATTTCGTTGCTAAAAATTGAGCAGTATGTTGATGGTGAATTGAAATCAGAAGAGGCACAAACAATTACTTCATCTGATATTCCAGAGTTTAATAAAGAGGAACAAATTGTAATTAATTATTCGAAAATGTCATCAGATGGGAAAGAAATTATAAATAGTGAAAAAACAGAAGCATTGACATTGCATGCTATTGAAATTCAAAAAAATGAGTTGAGTGAAAATTCAATTAAATTAGTAATTAAATCAGAAGTCGTTGAAAATAAAGAAATTGAAATAACGTGTCTTGCCAAAAAGGATACAATTGAAAATAAACGCTATTTATTTTTTATATCTGGAAAATATTTTGATGAATCGGATGGCGCGTCAAGAGGGGATTTTAATATTACGACTACTAAGGAATTTAAGAAGAAATATGCCGATCCTAGTTTATTTGAAAAAGAAGAAATTTTGTCAGAAACAATTGAAGATATAGCGAATAAAAAAATCGAAGCAGTATATCCTGAGATACGAAAAAACAAGGAAGATCAAAACGCAAAACTAGATAAATTAAAATCAATGTTCTTGCTGAATGATACAACATTAAATACCATAACGTGTGATTTGCATGATACCGATGCTGATATACTTAAAAAAGTGTACAAAGCAGATAGTGAAATAGCGGCCCAAAATGATGCGAAAATAAAGAAACAAATGGATACTCTTAATACGCTTGCATTGGACGAGAAAAACTATGAAGAAAATTTCAATAAAATAATTTCAGAACTTGTTAAAGAAATACCACAGCAAAATCGTACGTCTTTGACACGTTATGTAGCACGCCGAAAACTAGTTCTTGAATTGTTTGACAAAATATTAAACCGTGAAATGGAAAACCAGAAAAAAGAAGCGCGAAATGTAGATGAAAAATTATTACATAATCTTATTTTTCAACAAAGTACCGATGACCCAGAAAAAAGCGATTTGTGGGTAATAAATGAAGAATTTATTTATTTTCAAGGAACGTCAGATAAAAAAATAGAAGATGTTTTTATTGATAAAAATAAATTACTTAAAGATAATTTGACAGAAGAAGAAGAGGCATACCGTTTAAAGCAGAAAGGCGACGCAAACTTGAAGAGGCCGGATATTCTTTTATTTCCTGCGGAAGGTAAATGTATTATATTAGAATTCAAATCACCGGAAGTTAATGTTTCGGATCATATCAATCAGATAAATAGATATGCAAGTCTAATTAATAATCTTTCGAAAAAAGAGCATAACTTTATATCTTTTTATGGGTACTTGATAGGTGAAAATATAGATGTTGATGATGTCAATGATAATGATAGTGATTTTTTGTTCGCGTCTAATTTCAACTATCTTTATCGTCCTTATAAACGATTGAAGGGTAAATTCGGGAAAAAAGATGGAGCATTATATACAGAAATAATAAAATATTCAACATTACTTGAACGAGCAAAACAGCGTAATAAAATATTTATAGATAAGTTGGAAGTCAAATGA